AAAGGCCGCCAAGAAGGCTGCACCTAAGAAAAAGGCCGCAAAAAAGAAAACTGCTACAAAAAAAGCAGCCAAAAAGAAGGGCGTGGCCAAGAAGAAGCCCTAGCCGTCGGGCCGCATCGCGGAGCCCAGCAGAGTCCGCCGAAGCGAAGGCTCGGCGGAAGGCCCAAAACACCCTCTTTCGTATTTCCTTTGGTGTCACTACACTTCGGCACCCTAACAACCCACTCGGAGAATCTGATCCATGCCGTCCGGAATCGAACGTGTTCGCGAAATTCGTCGTCGACGCACCCGCAAGAAAAAAGTTGCGAAGCTGTTGGCTCGCGCCCAAGCCGGAACGATGGAAAAGTCGGAAGTTGCTCGCAAGCTACGCCGAATGACCACCGGTGCAGAAATCATCATCGCTCGCGAAGGCTTGGCGTAAGTCGAGTTCGAGCCGGTTGTTAGAAAGCAAAGGCCGAAACTCTCGACGAGTTTCGCTACGGAGCGTCTTGCAGTGCTGGAATCGCTGCTTCGCTAGCGGCGGATCATGATTCCACCGACTGACTTACCCAGTGGTTCTCGGTCATCGACGCTGACTCCGTCAATCTTGCCTGACATCGCCGATTTGATTCGGCGGATCAGCTCTTTTAAGTCTGCGGGCGACCCTTCGGCGTCCAGTGTGACACTGCCATCCGGTTCGTTTTGAACGAAACCGTGAACGGCTAGATTCACCGACTGCTCGACCACCGTCATCCGGAAACCGACTCCCTGGACGTGTCCGGTGAACTGGACGTGCACGCGTTTAGGCTTTATCGACATTTGGATCTGACGTCCGAGGGATCAGAGGTCACGGGACAGCGCTAAAGAAGGTCTTCGGTGACCGTATCGCTGATGTCTTTGGCTGGCCGCGGCACTGCTGGGTTCAACCGCTCGATCACGACCATGCACATGTCGTCGAACGGCGGAGCGTCACCGATGTGTTTCAAAACCGCTTCGACGATGCTGTCCTTGATCGCATCGGCATCACCAGGTGCGGCCGTCAGTCCCCGCAACCGATCGATCCCGAACTCTTCGTCCTGCTTGTCCATCGCTTCGTTGATCCCGTCGGTGTACAGCACCGCCAAATCGCCGACTTCGAACTTGAACCGCACCACCTCGTACTCCATGCCGTCGTCGATAGCGATCGGCAAACCCGATTCCTCTTCGCTGGGCTCACAGATCGATCCGTCGGACTTTTTGCGAACCAGCGGAGCCATGTGGCCGGCGTTCACGATCGAGACATATTCGTCGGTTGGGTCGACCACGATGACCAAGAACGTAATGAATCGCTCGACATGCAGCCGACTCATGTGGTCGTTCAGCCGCTCAATCGCGCTTCCCACGTCGGGATCGCTTGCCAAGCAAAAACGCGTCTCGGCCGACAACTTCGCCATGAACATCGCCGCCGCGACTCCGTGACCCACGACGTCCGCAACGACGATCGCCACGCGTCCATCGGTCAGGTGGATGTAGTCAAAGTAGTCGCCGCCGATGTGGTTGGCAGCTTTGTAGAAACTGCGAACGCGAAATCCTGTCGCGTCGGGCGGCGATTGCGGCAAGAACGCCTGCTGGACTTCGGTGGCTAGCTTCAAATCCTGCTCCGTTTCCTTTTGCTGCAGCGCCTGTTCGTGCATGCGGGCGTTGTTGATCACGATTCCAGCTTGTGCGGCGACACCGGCCAGCAAATCAGTGTCCTCTTCGCGGAACTGGCCACGTCCTTGGGTCGAATCGATCTGTAGGGCTCCGTAGGCTTTCCCATCGGCGTCAAGCAGCGGAGCACAGATCATCGACTTGATCGAGAAGTCGGCGATCGATTGGCTGCTGTCAAAGCGACTGTCTTCGGATGCATCAAGCGACAGAATTGCTTCACCCGAATTCATGACTTCACGCAAGATCGTGCGGCTGATTCGGACGGTTTCGGTTTCGTCCTGTAGTGCACGCGTCTTGACCCAACGCGGCACAAGATTGCCCGCGGCATCCTGCATGACGATAAAGCCACGGTCAGCCGCAGGAAAAATACTGAACAGACTGCTGAGCACCTTCGGCAATACTTCATCGACCGCCAACGCACCGGTCAGGTTTCGGTTGATCTGCATCAACGCCTCGAGCTTTGCCTCGGGCGTTGCGACCATCTTCAGCCCCTCGGCAGAGCTGCGGAATTCGATTTTTGCACCGAACGCAGTTCCCGAGTCTTCGCCGTTGCCATTGGTTTCGGTCTCATCGACCATCATGATGCCGAAGTTCGATCCGTCGAACGTCATTTCGTTGCCGGCACGCGCAAACTCGGGGATCACTTCGCCCTGAAATTCGAACTCGACGTCACTGACTCGGATCCGGTCGCCCTGAGCCAAAAGCTCAGGCTCGGTCAGCAATTGCCCGTTCAAAAACGTCCCATTTCGACTGCCCGAGTCTTCGACGAAGAACTGATCGCCTTCCTTGAAGACCTTTGCGTGATAACGGCTGACGGCGCCGGCTTCGACCACAATGCTGCACTCGGGGTGACGCCCAAGCGTGGTTTCCCGATCGACCAATTCGAATCGCGTGGATTCGCCGCTGCTGTTGTTGGTAACCAAAAAAGCCATCGATAATCCCTGGTGCATTCAGACGTAACTGGCGTCATTGTAGATGCGAGGCGCGCACTCCACAACGAACCACCGACCGCGATCGAATCCCCTAATCGATCTCGCACGGCTAACGGCCCGAGCGACTATTCGTCGATCTCGAAGCTTCGTTTGACGCGTTTCCACAAAGTCTCGGGCTTCCCCAGGATTCCCGCCCACGGGTCCCACGAATCGGGAACTGGCGAGACGAACTCCATCGTGTTTTTTAAAGTCGGAT
The DNA window shown above is from Rubripirellula reticaptiva and carries:
- a CDS encoding DUF6800 family protein — its product is MPSGIERVREIRRRRTRKKKVAKLLARAQAGTMEKSEVARKLRRMTTGAEIIIAREGLA
- a CDS encoding acylphosphatase; this encodes MSIKPKRVHVQFTGHVQGVGFRMTVVEQSVNLAVHGFVQNEPDGSVTLDAEGSPADLKELIRRIKSAMSGKIDGVSVDDREPLGKSVGGIMIRR
- a CDS encoding SpoIIE family protein phosphatase, which produces MAFLVTNNSSGESTRFELVDRETTLGRHPECSIVVEAGAVSRYHAKVFKEGDQFFVEDSGSRNGTFLNGQLLTEPELLAQGDRIRVSDVEFEFQGEVIPEFARAGNEMTFDGSNFGIMMVDETETNGNGEDSGTAFGAKIEFRSSAEGLKMVATPEAKLEALMQINRNLTGALAVDEVLPKVLSSLFSIFPAADRGFIVMQDAAGNLVPRWVKTRALQDETETVRISRTILREVMNSGEAILSLDASEDSRFDSSQSIADFSIKSMICAPLLDADGKAYGALQIDSTQGRGQFREEDTDLLAGVAAQAGIVINNARMHEQALQQKETEQDLKLATEVQQAFLPQSPPDATGFRVRSFYKAANHIGGDYFDYIHLTDGRVAIVVADVVGHGVAAAMFMAKLSAETRFCLASDPDVGSAIERLNDHMSRLHVERFITFLVIVVDPTDEYVSIVNAGHMAPLVRKKSDGSICEPSEEESGLPIAIDDGMEYEVVRFKFEVGDLAVLYTDGINEAMDKQDEEFGIDRLRGLTAAPGDADAIKDSIVEAVLKHIGDAPPFDDMCMVVIERLNPAVPRPAKDISDTVTEDLL